One window from the genome of Rhea pennata isolate bPtePen1 chromosome 16, bPtePen1.pri, whole genome shotgun sequence encodes:
- the FAM217B gene encoding protein FAM217B isoform X2, protein MKTTKECYSGGKSHLSTKGLKNQISYLKSSGRLGKNIANTIEKTSHDTQDDKQPSIFYKERNHLDDNIQPSRMMSACTSLHRVQGSKGSIPERKQSGSVLHRIPPSIKGSSQGSFNRVKDVPMQHFYCSEKEQLENTHKEHNAEASPCSSKWQEASVGEMLLNFESVRIIKEDAEDDSASDLSDSERIPIPPSPCTPPELILRAEEIDPVCLEHVLDTGFKKSEYYYPDFLPPPFNSWDLKQLSIFVNVEGKSEFQPKPAGFLEKYIDRLLQLEWLQMQTVQNEKGKAAKARPQTAPSSIRPLKSPGKGKALHSSLPNKQGIPQESITKQPTSYSCHRRDSYCEENRQLHAHPGHFKVSERMGCALSSERQSGELRSELRKRPTAKQQLFNMQPSENSSKIQGISNIRSPKQTPQYHSSAASVKSLKTYTCTNPKKNGNASNYVPSKKATGDRKMKTNGTMQTSRKFK, encoded by the exons ATGAAAACCACAAAGGAATG TTACAGCGGTGGGAAAAGCCATCTGAGTACCAAAGGACTAAAGAATCAAATATCTTATCTGAAATCTTCTGGAAGATTAGGCAAAAATATAGCAAATACGATTGAAAAG ACTTCCCATGACACTCAAGATGATAAACAACCAAGTATTTTTTACAAGGAAAGAAACCATCTGGATGACAATATTCAGCCAAGCAG AATGATGAGTGCTTGCACATCGTTGCACAGAGTACAAGGATCAAAGGGGAGTATcccagaaagaaagcaaagtggATCTGTACTACACAGGATCCCTCCTAGCATTAAGGGCAGCTCACAAGGTAGCTTCAATAGGGTAAAAGATGTCCCAATgcaacatttttattgcagtgaAAAAGAACAGTTGGAAAACACTCATAAAGAACATAATGCTGAAGCTAGTCCATGTTCTTCTAAATGGCAAGAAGCATCTGTAGGTGAGATGCTTCTCAATTTTGAATCAGTACGAATTATTAAAGAAGATGCTGAAGACGATAGTGCCAGTGACCTTTCCGATTCAGAAAGGATTCCCATTCCCCCGTCTCCCTGCACACCACCAGAACTCATTCTCAGAGCCGAAGAAATTGATCCGGTTTGTCTGGAACATGTCCTAGATACAGGGTTCAAAAAATCAGAGTATTATTACCCCGACTTCCTCCCACCCCCTTTCAACTCTTGGGATTTGAAGCAGCTGTCTATTTTTGTTAATGTAGAGGGTAAATCTGAATTTCAACCAAAGCCAGCAGGATTTCTTGAGAAATACATTGATCGTCTTTTGCAGCTAGAATGGCTGCAAATGCAGACTGTACagaatgagaaaggaaaggcagcaaaagccaGACCTCAGACTGCTCCCAGCTCCATCCGTCCCCTAAAAAGCCCTGGCAAAGGTAAAGCATTGCACAGCTCTTTGCCTAACAAGCAAGGAATTCCCCAAGAAAGCATTACAAAGCAACCCACAAGCTATTCATGTCACAGGAGAGACTCATACTGTGAAGAAAACCGCCAATTACATGCACATCCAGGTCACTTTAAAGTTTCTGAGCGAATGGGATGTGCACTGTCATCTGAGAGACAATCTGGTGAACTAAGGAGTGAGTTGAGAAAGAGACcaactgcaaagcagcagcttttcaatATGCAGCCCTCTGAGAACAGTTCTAAAATACAAGGCATTAGTAACATCAGATCCCCTAAGCAGACCCCTCAATACCATAGTTCAGCTGCTTCCgttaaaagcttaaaaacatATACATGTACAAATCCGAAGAAAAATGGCAATGCTAGTAATTATGTTCCTTCCAAAAAAGCAACAGgagacaggaaaatgaaaacaaatggcACGATGCAAACATCACgtaaatttaaatga
- the FAM217B gene encoding protein FAM217B isoform X1, with product MGPGIQEYPLLLPRETQQKESQINENHKGMVNYSGGKSHLSTKGLKNQISYLKSSGRLGKNIANTIEKTSHDTQDDKQPSIFYKERNHLDDNIQPSRMMSACTSLHRVQGSKGSIPERKQSGSVLHRIPPSIKGSSQGSFNRVKDVPMQHFYCSEKEQLENTHKEHNAEASPCSSKWQEASVGEMLLNFESVRIIKEDAEDDSASDLSDSERIPIPPSPCTPPELILRAEEIDPVCLEHVLDTGFKKSEYYYPDFLPPPFNSWDLKQLSIFVNVEGKSEFQPKPAGFLEKYIDRLLQLEWLQMQTVQNEKGKAAKARPQTAPSSIRPLKSPGKGKALHSSLPNKQGIPQESITKQPTSYSCHRRDSYCEENRQLHAHPGHFKVSERMGCALSSERQSGELRSELRKRPTAKQQLFNMQPSENSSKIQGISNIRSPKQTPQYHSSAASVKSLKTYTCTNPKKNGNASNYVPSKKATGDRKMKTNGTMQTSRKFK from the exons ATGGGACCAGGCATTCAAGAATATCCTTTATTACTGCCCAGAGAGacacagcaaaaggaaagcCAAATCAATGAAAACCACAAAGGAATGGTAAA TTACAGCGGTGGGAAAAGCCATCTGAGTACCAAAGGACTAAAGAATCAAATATCTTATCTGAAATCTTCTGGAAGATTAGGCAAAAATATAGCAAATACGATTGAAAAG ACTTCCCATGACACTCAAGATGATAAACAACCAAGTATTTTTTACAAGGAAAGAAACCATCTGGATGACAATATTCAGCCAAGCAG AATGATGAGTGCTTGCACATCGTTGCACAGAGTACAAGGATCAAAGGGGAGTATcccagaaagaaagcaaagtggATCTGTACTACACAGGATCCCTCCTAGCATTAAGGGCAGCTCACAAGGTAGCTTCAATAGGGTAAAAGATGTCCCAATgcaacatttttattgcagtgaAAAAGAACAGTTGGAAAACACTCATAAAGAACATAATGCTGAAGCTAGTCCATGTTCTTCTAAATGGCAAGAAGCATCTGTAGGTGAGATGCTTCTCAATTTTGAATCAGTACGAATTATTAAAGAAGATGCTGAAGACGATAGTGCCAGTGACCTTTCCGATTCAGAAAGGATTCCCATTCCCCCGTCTCCCTGCACACCACCAGAACTCATTCTCAGAGCCGAAGAAATTGATCCGGTTTGTCTGGAACATGTCCTAGATACAGGGTTCAAAAAATCAGAGTATTATTACCCCGACTTCCTCCCACCCCCTTTCAACTCTTGGGATTTGAAGCAGCTGTCTATTTTTGTTAATGTAGAGGGTAAATCTGAATTTCAACCAAAGCCAGCAGGATTTCTTGAGAAATACATTGATCGTCTTTTGCAGCTAGAATGGCTGCAAATGCAGACTGTACagaatgagaaaggaaaggcagcaaaagccaGACCTCAGACTGCTCCCAGCTCCATCCGTCCCCTAAAAAGCCCTGGCAAAGGTAAAGCATTGCACAGCTCTTTGCCTAACAAGCAAGGAATTCCCCAAGAAAGCATTACAAAGCAACCCACAAGCTATTCATGTCACAGGAGAGACTCATACTGTGAAGAAAACCGCCAATTACATGCACATCCAGGTCACTTTAAAGTTTCTGAGCGAATGGGATGTGCACTGTCATCTGAGAGACAATCTGGTGAACTAAGGAGTGAGTTGAGAAAGAGACcaactgcaaagcagcagcttttcaatATGCAGCCCTCTGAGAACAGTTCTAAAATACAAGGCATTAGTAACATCAGATCCCCTAAGCAGACCCCTCAATACCATAGTTCAGCTGCTTCCgttaaaagcttaaaaacatATACATGTACAAATCCGAAGAAAAATGGCAATGCTAGTAATTATGTTCCTTCCAAAAAAGCAACAGgagacaggaaaatgaaaacaaatggcACGATGCAAACATCACgtaaatttaaatga